CGAGCTTATCAaagaaagtaatttactTGCGACAACTGAATATATTCACGTGCTCGGATAAATAGACTGGGTCTCGTGTACGtccttaattaattatatgtGTATACGGTGAACAAGGGAAAATACCCTCACAGTCATGTTATCAGCTTGCGATCTTCATCTCGATCGTATGGTTTATTACAAGCTCAAATAATACAAGACGTATGAGACTAGGGTGTTCCGCTTAGTCAAGAGGGACAAACAACATATACAAAACACAGTTCAGACCTCTCTGCAACGTCTACCGCAGGGCATTCCTCCCGCATGCACTTAGTATTTGGATGGCATCCCTGACATACCTGAAGGCGAATGGAGTATCGGGTCTTTAATTCCTATAGTCAACGGAAATATGTTGTATTCATGACAGTCTATATCGAACTAGAAGAATGGCGGCATGTTGTATCTCTAACGGATATTGACATAATCGCTCACACGGGAGTATCCCGCTTGAACATACACGCCATGTAACGGATACCATAATAGCCAATACTTGAGCTCTGCATATGAGGCTAGCGCCGGCCAGATGATTGGGTTCTTACAAAGTTTCCGATAGAGACAATCACCTGGAAGTGAAAGAGCAAACGACGTTTTCTGGTCGAGGCGCACGCCAGACTGATATTGCTTGTTGACAGCATTTTGCttttgtcaacatcaaccgaCTGAACGGGTCCGCAGCAAAACTTTCCGAGAGATACGCAAGCCATAGGACCACACCAATCCTTGACGTTTCAACTCTTAAGATCTTTATTAAGAGCAATAGCATTGCCGATAACATCGGGGGTGGGGGGCCCGGATATTGCCTGGTATGTAAATAATCATGTTTTCGGTTCTCTCCTTTATTGGTCTTAGTGTCTGTTCTAGTCTTTGTATCGGCTACGAGCGCCATGAAACCACGAATGCGACTGGAGAGAGGCATCAGAAGAGGCCCAGATGAATGGGTAGGAGAGCGAGAGGAAACTTCAAGGTCGTACATCAACTTCGTCTAGGGTGTATCAGCCCAGCTGCTTCTTTGGCCCGTGCCGGCTGGTGCTACAAAATGGAAATTAGCAATCTGAGACGAATTGATAGCAACCCTGACCATGGTGTGAAACGTCAAGTTGAATGGGCAAAGAAAAAGCCCCTGGGGTTTCTTAGGATTGTTGAAATTCGCCCTCTCTATTACAGAGTATCATCGACAATGCTTTCATCGTTGGTTTGAGCAAAGTGATGCAACTAAGCCGTGTATAGAGTAGACTACGTTGCTACTCCGGAAGTCCCGATTAGGCGACTGTATCCCGAGTTCATGACCGACTGAGCACGGATCCTTGGTCCTGGGCTTCAGCTCGCTAATAACAAGGGGACGTCAGAGTCCAGCCCTAAATTGAACGGGCTGATCGAATGTAAATGAGCTGAAGCTTGTAAATGAGATAAAGGACATCAAACAGGCACTTGCAGATACGCATCAGACAACAATGATCTGTGCACGTCACCTGAAAAGTTCCAGAAGATGGAACGCCACCGAAATCTTTCTGCAATTTGTGGCTTTAATCCTGATTAGGATACTTGCATCTGAGTTGCTCATGCAGTGGAGAGGTTGCTTGCAGATTGTCTTGTGCCTGCAGTAAGTTGTCTGATCTGAAAAATGCGGGTGTTTCATACAAGGCTGTGACAGGGTGGGTATGTTTTGATGTGCTACTCCTCTAATTTCGAGAGACCAACTAGCCCAAGCCCAACACACGCGCCATACCGGGCATACTGTACGTGAAATACTACGCTTTAAAAGCATCATGCAGGTGTTGTCAAGGAGATACACGGCACAGTAAATGAGGTCAAGCAGCTGCATACAGGTACGATAGTGAGATGGACCCTGCACCTAGGTAGCTTTCCGGCGTTGTCCCACAGGTACCTCGTAGTTAGGTAGTTAGGTGCTAAGGTAGAGTGCAATTAAGGCAATTAGAGGCAGGGATGGTTTTGTGACGGCTGACCGCGATTCAAGACGAAGGATCATGTACATGAATCGGGTCTTgcttggtttggtttggttggtTGTCACAGAGAAAGactgcctacctactaaggttgGGTGCAAGTCCGAGATCAGCGTTGACCGTTACAGTGCCTAaatgtgtgtgtgtgtgtgtactCATCGAGAATACCCCAGTAATGGCGACAGATTGCCGCGTCGGCCGATTTGAATGAGACATTGTTCTATTATCCAACGTTAGAACGGCGGCTATAGGGAAGGAACTAACCGCAACGTGTTATAGGtcagtcagtggcttctaaGCGGGCGTCAAATCTCGACTAAACAACAACCGCTCATGCTACTCTGTACAACCGGCTTCTTCCTGTCCTAGGCATTGATCAAATGAACGTAAATATACCTCGAGGTTTTATATTGTATTGGATAGGGTCACCCACTGACACACGACATTGTCCCCACTAATCGACTCTTCTCACCAGGGGACCCCCAGTCAGACCTTGTTTGGCCCTAGTCTTAGACTGCTGATTGCTTGCTCACCTATGGATTCATTGCCGGGTTGTGTTAAAGATTTCTGACTTGATTTGACTTCCAGGAACCAAATCTGTCCGTCCCATCAATCCCAAACATGCGACCAATGCGGAGGCGCCTTTAGCCTGTTTCCTAGGACCAAGACTGTGTGTGCCCCCAGGTCCTCGAAATGAGTCTCCTCCAGAGTCCAGAGTCTGCTCTTTGGCTGGTTGAGAAGCTGATTCATGGTGCTTCTCTTGTACCAATCCGGGGATAGGCTTTTGAACATGGAAATTGCCTCTTGCGCTTATTCCATTTCACCCCTGCAACTGCATCGTCATCTTGGCTACAATTCCCTCTTGGTTGCCGGTCTTATATCCACATTCGTCTCGATTCTCATCAACCGCTCCATATCATAGGCTCCTCATGAAAGGCGGGGTGGTCCCTGTGAGACGAGGGTCACCTCCCATTCAAAGCATCCATCCGTCACTCGAATGGAAATGGGCTTCTTTTTAAAGAGGATCCTGGTCCCTGGGAACTTGCTTGGTAGCTTGGTCTTTGGTGAACCATATTCTGTGTCAGACCCTGTTCGATACAGGGGACCATCTGTCAAAACAAATACCCTTTTCATGCTCTATAAGCCAAGCAAACATCTCCCACACGCTCCGCCGTGCTCTTCATCTGTTACATGTTCCCTCAGCTTGAAGTCAATCTATTCTGAACAGTCGGCCCATTAGCATAGAGAGACCCCCCTCGCATAATTGCGAGACCACATCTCTTCAGTCATGCCTAATGCTACAAATCTCTCCAGAGCCGCTACTGTGTCAGCGGCCTCCGGTTCTCAACGACAGTTACTACAGCGCAGAGGTAGTTTCACCGTCGATCGTTCAGACAGCAAATCCTTTTCTGATCATTCCTTGGATAACAAACGTGTTTCCAGAGACGACCTTGCCCTCATCCTAAAAAGCACAAGGAAGGGCAACGTAACGGCGTTTCATATCCCCATCCATGGCCGACTTCCATCTCCCGACCTCAGCCCGCGCACTTCATCACTATCAACAACGACTCTAGTGCGAACCTCAACCCCAGATTCTGTGGGAGACACCGGAGAGATTGGAGTAATCGCCGTCGGTATGGCCATAGGAAGTCCATCACACATGGGAGACTCAGTGCCGGCGCCTTGGAACCCGCAAAACAGGGCTATGAATGCAGCAGTTGATGCACCAGAATCTATACAAGAATCCGAACCTAAGCCTGCGTCGGAGCCTGTTGAGGAACACGATCAAAAGCATCGCAAGTGGGGTATATTTCGTTCAAAGTCAAAACGAGGAACGAGGCCGGAGAAGCCTCAACGGTCTTTGACAGATAGCAACGCTTCCACCACATCATTAACTTCTTCTGGACTACCATCATCAGTCTCGGGAGAACCGAGTTCACGAAGGCCACCAAAACATAAACCAATTGTTATTCGATCTCACACTGAGCCAACTATTTCCCAGCCAACACAGGTGGCTGAAGAATCACCACTGCCTACACAAACACCAAGCCAGGCCACCTTTTCGCCGTCAAAACTTGGGAAAGAGAAGGCTACCACCGAAATCAAGGCAACAAAAGAGACAAAGCCAAAAGAGCCCGGATCTGGAGGGATGGGTCGCAAGATGTCACTGAGGGCCTTCCGAGGCGACTCGAGCAAGAAGAGAGCGCAAAGGGTAGCCGTGCCACCCTCCTCACCTCCACCAATGCCTGCAATTCCTCGGTCACTACTTGACGTCGAAATCCCTGATGTTAAGATGGACCGTTATAGTGTTATGTTTAACAGTGTATTGCAGCCACAGCAAGGATCAGCTTCCTCACTGCTTGCCCGGCGACAAGCGAATCTAGATCATCtcaagatggtcaaggatGCTATTACTGAAAATCGAGATTTTCGTCGTCCACGGAGAGCAACCTCGCCACAGCCCTCGCCGAATTTCGTTCCTACTGGAGATCAGATGAAGCCCTTGCCTTCCCCTCGCTTCCGCGCTAACACATCTCCTGCCCCGTACGACTCAGCCAGTTTTGTGCAGACGCCAGAGATCTTAACCCATGAAGCCAAGGCCCAGGTCGTTACACTCTCACGCACAGAAGTGCAGCACGGAAAGTTTGCCTCACAGGCCACACACTACCAGCCTGTTTTAGTCTCCAAGTTCAACAGACGCCCAAGCGGCACGAATGTCGAAAGAATCAGCCTTGTTCCAAAGATACACCCTTCGCCCCCTAGGGCAGTCGTCTCACCAGAAAAATTCTCCAGACAGAACTCGCCCTACACACCGGTCTCTGGAGCAGTGCCCGTGTCTCCTGAACACACAGATGACGAGAAAGATGTTCATGTCGCCAAGGGAAGAAACACATCTCCCTCCCAGGCGTCATGGCAAATGGCCTCACCTCCCGCTTCGGTCACATCATCTAACGCGGGGGCTTCAAGGCGATTTTCACCTTCCTCATCCCTATCGTctcccaagaagaagagttccGACACTGACGCCCAGGAAGCTCTGCGAAACGCCGTCGAGATCTCTATCGCTCGCCAGATCAGCGTTTCTCAACAGCAGCGCAAGATGCTGCATCCCCTGAAGAGCAACCCTAGTGTTAGGCATAGGCGTAATGGCAGTCCTGCTACATCCGGGCCTGGCTATATCCCCATCGAGGAGGGTGAACGCCTGGCTGAGACTAGGTCGTCTAC
This Fusarium poae strain DAOMC 252244 chromosome 3, whole genome shotgun sequence DNA region includes the following protein-coding sequences:
- a CDS encoding hypothetical protein (BUSCO:43381at5125) — encoded protein: MPNATNLSRAATVSAASGSQRQLLQRRGSFTVDRSDSKSFSDHSLDNKRVSRDDLALILKSTRKGNVTAFHIPIHGRLPSPDLSPRTSSLSTTTLVRTSTPDSVGDTGEIGVIAVGMAIGSPSHMGDSVPAPWNPQNRAMNAAVDAPESIQESEPKPASEPVEEHDQKHRKWGIFRSKSKRGTRPEKPQRSLTDSNASTTSLTSSGLPSSVSGEPSSRRPPKHKPIVIRSHTEPTISQPTQVAEESPLPTQTPSQATFSPSKLGKEKATTEIKATKETKPKEPGSGGMGRKMSLRAFRGDSSKKRAQRVAVPPSSPPPMPAIPRSLLDVEIPDVKMDRYSVMFNSVLQPQQGSASSLLARRQANLDHLKMVKDAITENRDFRRPRRATSPQPSPNFVPTGDQMKPLPSPRFRANTSPAPYDSASFVQTPEILTHEAKAQVVTLSRTEVQHGKFASQATHYQPVLVSKFNRRPSGTNVERISLVPKIHPSPPRAVVSPEKFSRQNSPYTPVSGAVPVSPEHTDDEKDVHVAKGRNTSPSQASWQMASPPASVTSSNAGASRRFSPSSSLSSPKKKSSDTDAQEALRNAVEISIARQISVSQQQRKMLHPLKSNPSVRHRRNGSPATSGPGYIPIEEGERLAETRSSTPVLVNPRELTNSPDAYQTHRKSEMVIFEDS